Proteins from a single region of Primulina tabacum isolate GXHZ01 chromosome 5, ASM2559414v2, whole genome shotgun sequence:
- the LOC142544309 gene encoding uncharacterized protein LOC142544309, producing MELNTRFNESSVELLSLSTALDPKNSFDSFNSDDICKLAKKFYPGDFTDQEIVALEYELIHYKLDVMQNLKLSTLVELCQQLTESVRSSVYVMLTRLIHLVLTLPVSTTTTERAFSAMKHVKTALRNKIEDDFLADCLTLYIERDLAKHIDGISYLLGV from the exons ATGGAGTTAAATACTCGGTTCAATGAGTCATCGGTGGAACTTCTTTCTCTTAGTACAGCTTTAGATCCTAAAAATTCATTTGACTCATTTAACAGTGATGATATTTGCAAGCTTGCGAAGAAGTTTTATCCTGGAGATTTCACAGATCAAGAAATTGTTGCTTTGGAGTATGAATTGATACATTATAAACTTGATGTGATGCAGAATTTAAAGCTTTCTACACTTGTTGAGTTGTGTCAGCAATTGACCGAGAGTGTGCGGTCAAGTGTTTATGTTATGTTGACTAGATTGAttcatcttgttttgacattacCTGTGTCTACTACCACTACTGAGCGGGCTTTTTCAGCAATGAAGCATGTGAAGACGGCACTTCGCAATAAAATTGAGGATGACTTTCTTGCCGATTGTTTGACACTCTATATTGAACGAGATTTAGCTAAACATATTGAT GGAATATCATACTTGCTTGGCGTGTAA